Proteins from a single region of Gossypium arboreum isolate Shixiya-1 chromosome 1, ASM2569848v2, whole genome shotgun sequence:
- the LOC128286484 gene encoding uncharacterized protein LOC128286484 encodes MYLLSMLVLAETALVLGLVFSSPLRELVMMILDIITVGKANLILKTVAATLLLVFTSMLYDVIEIKKCWSEGAVPNPADEILMAKQVLKASMWITLFLALATYGLHYCIKGLERSRTLEAAEDNKQLMLEPPKNNATCSK; translated from the exons ATGTACCTCTTGTCTATGCTTGTTTTAGCTGAAACGGCCCTTGTATTAGGGCTTGTCTTCAGTTCTCCTCTAAGGGAACTGGTGATGATGATATTAGACATAATAACAGTAGGGAAAGCCAATCTGATCTTAAAGACTGTTGCAGCAACTTTGCTTCTTGTTTTCACCTCAATGTTATACGATGTGATAGAGATAAAAAAATGTTGGTCGGAAGGCGCTGTTCCTAATCCTGCTGATGAGATTCTAATGGCGAAACAAGTTTTGAAAGCATCCATGT GGATTACTTTATTCCTTGCGTTGGCTACATATGGATTGCACTACTGTATCAAAGGGCTAGAAAGATCGAGGACATTGGAGGCTGCTGAAGATAATAAACAGTTGATGTTAGAACCCCCAAAGAATAATGCAACATGTTCAAAATGA